One genomic window of Cellulophaga sp. Hel_I_12 includes the following:
- the hemF gene encoding oxygen-dependent coproporphyrinogen oxidase yields the protein MKDTFYTYIQNLQDSITQALEKADGSAKFQEDIWERPEGGGGRTRVIENGNVFEKGGVNISGVHGALPESMQNYFGVKDADFFACGLSLVLHPKNPMVPTVHANWRYFEMYDKEGNIVDQWFGGGQDLTPYYLFEEDAIHFHAVCKKACDAHDPEFHENYKKRCDAYFWNAHRDEARGVGGLFFDYLKATDKMDMQDWYNFVTEVGDSFTEAYIPIVSKRKELAYSEAQRTWQEIRRGRYVEFNLVHDKGTLFGLKTNGRIESILMSLPPRVQWVYDHHPEKGSEEERLLEVLKKPKDWV from the coding sequence ATGAAAGATACATTCTATACTTATATTCAAAATTTACAAGACAGCATTACCCAAGCCTTGGAAAAAGCAGATGGTAGCGCTAAATTTCAAGAAGATATCTGGGAACGACCAGAAGGGGGTGGCGGAAGAACACGCGTTATAGAAAACGGAAACGTTTTTGAAAAAGGCGGCGTTAATATTTCAGGTGTACATGGTGCTTTACCTGAAAGCATGCAAAACTATTTTGGCGTTAAAGATGCTGATTTTTTTGCTTGTGGCTTAAGTCTCGTTTTACATCCTAAAAACCCTATGGTTCCCACCGTCCATGCCAACTGGCGTTATTTTGAAATGTATGATAAAGAAGGGAACATCGTAGATCAATGGTTTGGTGGGGGTCAAGATTTAACGCCTTATTATTTGTTTGAGGAAGACGCGATTCATTTTCATGCTGTTTGTAAAAAAGCTTGCGATGCACATGACCCAGAATTCCATGAAAATTATAAAAAAAGATGTGATGCCTACTTTTGGAATGCTCACCGTGATGAAGCTCGTGGCGTAGGTGGCCTGTTTTTCGATTATTTGAAAGCAACAGATAAAATGGACATGCAAGATTGGTATAATTTTGTTACCGAAGTTGGCGATAGCTTCACAGAAGCTTATATACCGATAGTCTCCAAACGAAAAGAGTTAGCCTATTCAGAAGCACAAAGAACCTGGCAAGAAATAAGACGCGGTCGCTACGTAGAGTTTAACTTGGTCCATGACAAAGGCACATTATTTGGACTTAAAACCAATGGTCGTATCGAAAGTATTTTAATGAGTTTGCCGCCACGGGTGCAATGGGTATATGATCACCATCCTGAAAAGGGTAGCGAGGAAGAAAGGCTATTAGAAGTTTTAAAAAAACCGAAAGACTGGGTTTAA
- a CDS encoding YchJ family protein, translating to MTCPCGSSKKYKDCCAIAHSDISRVKTAEQLMRSRYTAFTMANGEYLMKSHHSTTRPIKDQKSIEAWAKSVNWIRLEILETTKGKQSDEEGTVSFKAFYFENGKVELIHEKSAFVKENGHWVYVGLAK from the coding sequence ATGACTTGTCCTTGCGGATCTTCTAAAAAATATAAGGATTGCTGTGCTATTGCACATAGCGATATTTCACGGGTAAAAACGGCAGAACAACTGATGCGTTCGCGATATACGGCTTTTACTATGGCCAATGGTGAGTATTTAATGAAAAGTCATCATTCGACTACGCGTCCTATCAAAGACCAAAAATCCATTGAAGCTTGGGCAAAATCCGTCAACTGGATTCGCTTAGAGATTCTGGAAACAACAAAAGGGAAACAATCCGATGAAGAAGGCACGGTTAGCTTCAAGGCTTTCTATTTTGAAAACGGAAAGGTTGAGCTGATTCATGAAAAATCGGCTTTCGTCAAAGAAAATGGCCATTGGGTTTATGTAGGTTTAGCAAAATAA